The Caenorhabditis elegans chromosome I genome includes the window GTTGCTTCCTGCAAAACCCCGGCAAATTGCTATAAAATTTATGGAGATTCTTGATATGTAAGTGAATTTCAGCTAACTTggaaacacgtggtgtcaggttgtcccattgCTCTACTGCACACAAAATTGGCGggtaaaaaatatgtttgaatttttttgacgtCACAGTTTTGGTGTAACTTCGTTGAAACAtcgattttataaattaacaCAACAGTCGAccgctgtgacgtcacaaaattTCTAACATGTTTTCCGGCTATTTTTGTGTGCAGTGGAGCAACAGAGCGGTTTTTACTACGTGGCcgtaaaaaaagaaaactcggccaccttcATAACATGGATACGGAacatttcctcaaaaatcgcCACGGTGGAACTATAGAACCCCCTTTCGAGAACAATCTCGTCAAGTTTCAGAAAGCGCCCCATGTCAAAAACCCCAGATAAATCATTGgccgaatttttgatttttctaggccacgtagtAAAATCCGCTCTGTGGAgcgatgggacaacctgataccACGTgtaggaaattgaaaaaaagaaaatgtagtTTTCCTGCAGTGCACACGCTTGCtataaaactcaaatttttgagcagcgACCAAgagcaaacatttttggcCAATGGAACTTAAAGGTGGGGCGCGAttgcattttatttcaaaaattcaaaattatgtttgTCGCTCAAAAAAGGCCTACAAAAATGCAAGCGCGCCCTATTGCAAACAACTGTAGGACCctggggtgggcggcaaacgattttttgaattgaaaatttccggcaaattgttaatttgccgaatttgtcggaaaaacggcaatgtgccgaaatttttcggctaattgtggttttgcacttatttgttggaaatttcagcatttcaatttcaaatggcaaaatgttaagcatcctatgaatgttccaaattctatgaaaatatctagaaaaaaagggaaaaaattcaaatgaaaaatttccggaaaatcggcaaattgccgaaaataagaatttccggcaaatctgcaaattgccgggattgaaagtttccggcaaatcggcagatcgccggaattgaaaaatttccgcagATCGACAAATTTacctaattgaaaatttcaggaaaacggcaaatcggcaattttccgaaaatgaaaattccggcaaatcggcaaaccggcaatttgcctctTCTTCTACAGAACACCGATGAAGTCTACATAACATCCTCACCATTCACCTTTACCCTCAATGACCTACTACTTTGCAATAGCCGGAGAGTGGTTGTGCGCGCGAGATGGGACCTGAAGGACCTGAACACGTTCCTGAAGCACTGGGCAGCAGGGGTAAGGAGATTGGAAAAGCTAGTTGTTGGGCATCAGAATCTACCGAGAACTTTGAATCAGCGGATGGCTAGCTTGTTCCAAGGGATCAGTCATGAGGTTTTGCCGAAGGATCGTGTGACAAGGCATTTGGATGGTGGAGAGGAAGTGATGTTCAAGGGAGGAACGATTATTAGGAGAAACGATGGAATTGAGgcaattgttatttttagttttacctTTCAAATGTTTGTGCTTAATGatttatgaataaattttaatttggatttgtttgaaagctggaaacagaaaaaaaggttCCTAAACAGgcctttcagattttcaggtTGATATTCGGCCCGGCAGCCTGGCTTTTGCCATTTTGTTGGTCCGCCAGCCAGACCTCAATAGGCCGACAGCCCGGGCCGGTCCTGCTTTACATGTGTTGATTTGACTTAGCTCTTCCGATACTGCTTTATTTGATAAAGGATTTCCTCTCTGAGGCGAAAATAGCCgcttggcaaatttttttgtcgacaaattcggcaaatcggcaattttcaaatccggcaattcgccgatttgccggaaattttcaaatacggcaatttgctggtttgccggaaatttacaattccggcagtttgccgatttgccggaaattttcaattccggcaatttgtcgatttgccggtttaccggaaattttcaattccaccaatttgccgattttgccggaatttttcaattccgggcACTTGTAtatttgtcggaaaatttcgattccggcaattagctggtttgccgatttgccggaaattttcaattccggtaaattgccgatttgtcgagttgccggaagttttcaattccgggaatttgtcgatttgccgaaatttttcagtttcggcaatttgctggtttgccggaaattttcaactccggcaacttgccaatttgccagaagctttcgattccggcaattagctggtttgccgatttgccggaaattttcaattccggtaatttgccgatttgccgagttgccggaagttttcaattccgagaatttgccggtttcccagaaattttcaattccggcaatttgccaatttcccggaaatttacaattccggcagtttgccgatttgccggaaacttcaattccggcaagttgtcgattcgccgaaaattttcaatcctgccaatttgctggtttgccggaaatttttattttcggcaatttgcagatttgtcggaaattttctatcCCGGCAATTagctggtttgccgatttgccggaaattttcaattccggtaatttgccgatttgccgagttgccggaagttttcaattccgggaatttgtcgatttgccgaaatttttcagtttcggcaatttgccgatttgccggaaattttcattcccggcaatttgctggtttgccggaaattttcaactccggcaacttgccaatttgccgggagttttcaatttcgactATCTTccgagttgccggaaattttcaatcccggcaatttgccgatttactgaaaatttttaatcccagcaaattgcagatttgccggaaattttcaataacggcaatttgccggttgccggaaaaaatcgtttgcagCCCACCCCTGATATTGATACTGAAATATATGTACGAAatattactgattttttttttgaaatttttcaagtgtCTCGAGTTTCCTATAAACTTCCCCAGTAAATCCAAAGACGAATTATTCCCTTGACATCATCATAAAacgatctacaaaaatgcgggaatttttcgcccaaaaacctatgacgtcagcacgttctcaATAgtacaaaatcagttgagaactctcccgcatttcttgtagatttacgtagatcaaaccaaaataggacactctgacaccacgtggaagCAACGAAGAGGGCCCCTCGTGTTAATGCGCCACATATGACGTCATATGTTTTTCTATTGTATACAGAGAGAACGGGCcacacaaacacacacacacacatttttaGCGGTTACTCAAACCAAATATCGATCAGGGCTATAAGACGTGGCGACCTAACCCCCTTCAGTTGCCTATTGTCACCCAATGCCTCCCTTCCCAATACTGTTGCTTCCTGCAAAACCCCGGCAAATTGCTATAAAATTTATGGAGATTCTTGATATGTAAGTGAATTTCAGCTAACTTggaaacacgtggtgtcaggttgtcccattgCTCTACTGCACACAAAATTGGCGggtaaaaaatatgtttgaatttttttgacgtCACAGTTTTGGTGTAACTTCGTTGAAACAtcgattttataaattaacaCAACAGTCGAccgctgtgacgtcacaaaattTCTAACATGTTTTCCGGCTATTTTTGTGTGCAGTGGAGCAACAGAGCGGTTTTTACTACGTGGCcgtaaaaaaagaaaactcggccaccttcATAACATGGATACGGAacatttcctcaaaaatcgcCACGGTGGAACTATAGAACCCCCTTTCGAGAACAATCTCGTCAAGTTTCAGAAAGCGCCCCATGTCAAAAACCCCAGATAAATCATTGgccgaatttttgatttttctaggccacgtagtAAAATCCGCTCTGTGGAgcgatgggacaacctgataccACGTgtaggaaattgaaaaaaagaaaatgtagtTTTCCTGCAGTGCACACGCTTGCtataaaactcaaatttttgagcagcgACCAAgagcaaacatttttggcCAATGGAACTTAAAGGTGGGGCGCGAttgcattttatttcaaaaattcaaaattatgtttgTCGCTCAAAAAAGGCCTACAAAAATGCAAGCGCGCCCTATTGCAAACAACTGTAGGACCctggggtgggcggcaaacgattttttgaattgaaaatttccggcaaattgttaatttgccgaatttgtcggaaaaacggcaatgtgccgaaatttttcggctaattgtggttttgcacttatttgttggaaatttcagcatttcaatttcaaatggcaaaatgttaagcatcctatgaatgttccaaattctatgaaaatatctagaaaaaaagggaaaaaattcaaatgaaaaatttccggaaaatcggcaaattgccgaaaataagaatttccggcaaatctgcaaattgccgggattgaaagtttccggcaaatcggcagatcgccggaattgaaaaatttccgcagATCGACAAATTTacctaattgaaaatttcaggaaaacggcaaatcggcaattttccgaaaatgaaaattccggcaaatcggcaaaccggcaatttgccgacttgccgaatttgtcgacaaatcaatttgccgaacggcaacagccgcattttcaaaatttcagagtcaACTTCTCCCTAATCACTCAAAATGCGAAGAACGTGGTGATCTCCGCAAAACTAAAAGTTTCGATCAGCTGTTTCATAGAAAGAGATTCTCGAATCCGTCTGAAGATTGGAAGAGTTGAGAAATTTCTTCCTGGTCCGTCGCTGGATCAAACGAAATTCTACTTGGAACATCTTAtggaaatattttgtcagaaaaaactgaaatgctTGACTTTCACCGATGTTGGAATTGCATTGCAAGTAGTTATTGGAGATTTCGATAGATTTCAAGATCTAATACTTCAAAGCGGATATTTCTCGCGATCCTCTGCTTCCCTGAAGACAGCTCGGGAGTATGCTCCTAAGGTGGAATGTATGAATCTGAAGGATGCAATGTTAACCCACACGGTTCTGTTCAATAGAAGATTCCAGAGAGGCTTGTTGGTTCAGAACTTTCAACGTTTATTGCTGCCTGTCAGCTTCCGTCTGAACCTTGATGACTTGTTGCTGATCAATGTGAAGCGTGTCGGTTTGACTGCTGAAGTCGGTTCTAGAGATATCAACTTGTTCCTGAAGCACTGGATAGCTGGATCGAACGATGAGCTGGACCATCTGAGCTTCACGCTTTCCAGTGAAGAAGGTGATGTCTTGCAGGGAATCAAGTTTCAAATATCAAATGAACTAAAACCAAAACGAACAAGTCGCTCAGGAATAGATGTTCGGAGAAACGATGGAACGATCGCAATTATTTCCATCAACTCGTCCAGGAACGTCGAGATCAGTGTGATGAATAATTAACAACTTTCTTTTTCGCTTTTTGTATTGCCTTGGCaagttttatatattttcaagttaagtttttgttgataaaatgtgtttccaattttcctgaaaaaaattaacccaaGATGAACAAAATCTCTAAACAGAAGAAGTAgccaaaagttttaaaaaagttattggttttttgctgattttttatagttttcaagTGAGTATTCATAACAgggggcagatagctcagtcggtagtggtggccgctagcagtctggaggtcacgagttcaagtccggtctcaccccctaggttcacccagcctctattgggaagtggagcaatccacgactggattatcggccacagtccccggctaggacgtggcttaaattacagcccagagggatcaccaccaggcagtgtacctgaatcccagatccgcagtgcatagcacttgaagaacggatcgtcctttaatcctttaatcctttaagtttttgttgataaaatgtgtttccaatttttctgaaaaaaattaacctaAGATGAACAAAATCTCTAAACAGAAGAAGTAgccaaaagtaaaaaaaagttattggttttttgctgattttttatagttttcaagTGAGTATTCATAACTCCACAACAAGGGACTTAAGAAAAAAAGATCAACTAATCGACTTAGGGCTCCAATGAGGTCGCCGCGCCGGGATCACGGCCTcagcggaaccccgaacgtgtcggccgcttctaAACATCCACCTCTTCGCATTACGTTGCACACACACAGCGGCGTCGGCGCGCGGCGTAAGGCCGGAAGACACATATTTCGCGTCTCGCTCAGCTGGGAGCCCTAAATCAACTGTTGTCTAGAATTTTGTCCACATTTCACATGATTCagcatatcaaaaaattgaggtcAATAGatacagcggccgacacttcGCGAGTCCATTTTTGGCCACTTCTCTTGAGATACTTGCTACGACGCCCCACATGCCACACAGATCAATTATTACTAGATACGCTGCAACATTCTGAAACTTAGTCCAAAAATTCGGAGTCCAAAAATTATAAGCAGGACATTCAAGACATTCCAGTAAAGTGTTCCGAGTTTTTTCCCAGCAAGTGACCATTGATGCACCATAATTTGTGCACTCATAATAGCGCCTCTTTTTAGTCACACAAACATATTTCTCATCTCGAAAACTTGAAACCAGTCAGGGAATTAGGGCCAATCTTCCCTAGGgatatcaactttttttgggaatttttacaaaattatacAGTTAAACTTTATTGACGtcacaaaacatttcaatattaATAAAAGAACCTTAtacttattcaatttttttaaaattgaactccTCTATTAAGACCACACACTGATTTCACTCCATCGTCTCTAGTAATTTCGTACTTCCTTGGTTCGGTTTCACGATGTGGTAGATCAAGAATTGTGGTGACCCAATCGAAGTTTTGAATAGTGAATGATAAATGTTTGAGTCTCTGGTTGGAACAAGTTGACATCCAATGACGAAGGAATATATTCCATTCTCTAGCAGTTAGATTTGATTTATCTATTACTAATGAGGAACAGTCAAAGTTGAACAAGTGATTTAAAGTGAGCCAGGGAGCTGAAGCATGGAAACTTTCCAAGTTCAAGATAATATTATTTCCGCAATTTTCTTGAAGGCTCACATTAAATAATAGTGCATATTTGACGGTCACTTTGTTCAGAAACCGTTGATAAACTTCTTTTGGAACATCCCttccaggggtgtgcggataaccgat containing:
- the F49B2.7 gene encoding F-box associated domain-containing protein (Confirmed by transcript evidence), translated to MPPFPILLLPAKPRQIAIKFMEILDIVNFSLITQNAKNVVISAKLKVSISCFIERDSRIRLKIGRVEKFLPGPSLDQTKFYLEHLMEIFCQKKLKCLTFTDVGIALQVVIGDFDRFQDLILQSGYFSRSSASLKTAREYAPKVECMNLKDAMLTHTVLFNRRFQRGLLVQNFQRLLLPVSFRLNLDDLLLINVKRVGLTAEVGSRDINLFLKHWIAGSNDELDHLSFTLSSEEGDVLQGIKFQISNELKPKRTSRSGIDVRRNDGTIAIISINSSRNVEISVMNN